AGCCACCCGGACGTCGTCGCACTCGCAGGACAAGTGAGCAGGAAAGatggcgaaggagaaagcagagacaagaaaaaagtcagaggagaggagagagacggagaggaagacgagagcaaaggggaggagacggagtaaaacagagaggaggaagaaagcgaagcgcagaaggagggcagacagagaagaagcagtgggaaggaaggacagaaagaaagaaaagaggagaagcagacgcacaTGCGtaaggcagcgaagagagaaggatgcAGTTAAGACCCAGGAAAAAGGCAAGATGGgaggcaggaagaaggagagaatgcgagaaaaaagagtggAAGTacgagaacaggagaggcaTCAAACAGAGactgtgtttcttcgtcttcggatTCGCTTGCGGCCTCTCGCTTCGGTGGAGTCGCAGGCGGTCGGCGTACGGTATGGCACTTTCAATACGTTGAAAGGTGAAGAATCTCATGGTCTGGCTGCGTTTTGAAACCTTAAGTCCGAATACATCCCCGATAGAGAAGCCagtcctttcctctccgacACTATGAAGAACTCGAGGGACGCGTGCCGTGCGGTGCTCCGTTTATTTGTAAACCGACCGCGACCGGTGCTTAGACAAATACACAGcaaaacacagacacaacTTCATgtcagaaggcgaagaaaagcatgtttttgtgtctccctctcagTTCCACCATCTCGCGTTacccgctgcatgcatgcacattcTACATATTCtgcgcgtttctgcctcaTGTGTGAGGATCTGTCGCTTTCCGCGGTGTTCCCCCTGTGCTGCTTTGCGTCCGTAATCTCCTGACTGGTCGCTTGCCCTGAATTCACCTTCCGCTGATCTCCGCTTTTGTTCCCCCTCTGATCTCGACCTCCGCTTTTGTCCCCGCCACTCTCCCTCCAGGAGGCGCCTCGCCAATCGCCTTATATTCGGATATTCGACGTCCGCGTGCCCTTCAGCAAGGCGAGCAGCGCGTCGGTCCGCGACACACCAGTGCTGGAGATTTGGGGCGCGTCTGAGGAGCCTTGGTGGACGGGGAGTtggagcagcagaggcggcgaAATTGTTTGTGTCGATCGCAAGGACGTCCTCCACGTCGTCGAGCTCCCGGCAGCTGTCCGGACACCGCAGCGCCTGGCCATCAACATCCCGGCGGCCCAGCAGGTGATCGGCGTCcgtcctgcgtctctcgcggcttcgggaacttctgcctcctcgagAGCGACCGAGAACGCAAAAAGCGGCTCTGGGCCTTCGACCAAGACCAACGCAACTGGAACAAAAGTCCAAACGAAGGGTGGAACAGACTCTTCAGTGTCTTCTGGAAAAAcgccttccttgtctccttcttctgctgcctcttcgtcttcatcttcgtcttcgtcttcatcttcctctgcttctgcatcttcttctgcctcgtcttctgcctcgtcttcggcctcttcttcgcagatTCAGAGGTCGTCTTCGTCCGCTGTGTCAAGGCGGCAGGAGAGTGCGTTGGCCTCGAGGTGGATAACGCGGAGACAGTTGAGAGGCGTGACGAACGCGATGGCGTTCGCTGCATCCGGCAAAGCGCTGTTGCTCGGTCAAGAAGAcggctctctgcatgcgcttcctGCGGATCCGCTCCTGCCTCTGGCAGAGACTCCGTTCGTCCTTCCCTCGCTGCACCCAGGCGGTGTGACTTGCGTCGCTTCGGACCCCACAGATTCCTTTGTCGCTTCGGGAGGGAACGACCAGCTCGTGAAcctcttgcatgcagagacgctcgCGGTCGTCGGCTCTCTTGGGCGCACTGAGGGATCTGTGCAGAcgctcgccttctcctgcgACGGCCGCCTCCTCGGCTGGGGATGCAGAGAACACAAAGGAGGAGGCAGCGCCGAAGACCGGTACGCGAGAGCATGGAAGCATGGGGGGAGCAGGGGGGGAGGAgggggaggggaagagagaaaggagagaacggagagaacgaagatcacggagagacgaaggaagagcgaaggaaaagaaaggaagaaagagagcaaaggggagagggagagggagaccgacaacgagagacacacaaacCTACAACTCGGAAGCGTAACCAAAAGAACAAGAACGCAAACGAAGCTCCTCTAAGCCTCAGGGGAAACGAAACATACATCGTTGCGGGAAGGCACATGCACTCAAGGAGGAGAACATGTCTATCCTGTCGCTTTTGCCTCGTCTTCaattcctctctctgtggcttTCTACGCGCGTACAGATATACAaatgtgtacatgcatatctgTGGCTTTACGTAGCTGTTGCTTTCTGTCACTGTCTTTTTTATCTGTTcgttgtctgtttctttcagCACCGCGGCGTCTCGCAGCAGTTCTGAGCCTCTGGCCTCGGGTGACGGCGAGTCGTTTCTGACTCTTGCAGGGACAGATCCCTGCGAAATTTACTTTCAGCATCCGACCGCGGCGCccgtcgcttctgtcgctttccaTCCTTCGCGGTACATCTGCGCCTTCGCGACAGAGGCCGAGTTCCAGGCTCAgcaggcggagacgccgcgagGCGCAGGGGCAAGTTACTGGGCCAAGCAAAGCGCCGGCGCAAGCGCTGTGCATCCTCTGGGCATTCTCACCTTCGAGTGAACGCGCGCGAGACGCGACTGAATTTCACTGCAAATTTGCGCCGCTCCCTACAGCGTTTTCGATCGACGCAAGGCCTATGGAGAAGGCCCCAGGGCGGCCCAAACCGCGGTCGCCACTGTCGCATGCAAACAAAGGGAAAATCCAAGTCCGAAGACCCAGTTTGTGTTCCCCGGAATACCATCCGTCTCGTCTGTGGAAGAAAACTTGAGGGAGTGCTGCAggagcaaggagagaaatcCATGCATTtacgtacatgcatatatatatatatatatatatatataaatgccTGCATGTCTGCGTatccatgcatatatattttgtatttatatatatatatatatatatatcatcATGCATGTACATTTATGTACACATCATTGTGAATTGTGCTTTTTCTTGGCTCTCTGGAGCGTCAACTCGCTCGTGGCGCGGTCTCTCTGGAAACTGCGAGTGGTaaagaagagcgaacagCAAGGCGATAACCGCAAGCACTGCGCGACGCgagttgcatgcgtctgaCCGTTGTTCATTCTTCGAAAGCCGCCTCCGGTGCACAGGCACTCGGTCTTGCCTcactcttctccgtctctccgtcgcctcctgCTCAAGGTCCCGCTGCTgcgctttctgtctcctatcgatttctctccttgtcgaCTCGACATGGCTTCGTTTCAGAAGGAACTTCCAGTTACACGGCAGACGCGCGTCCGTCGCAAACCCGACATCTCGACGGCTTTCTGCAGAAGGAACTGCGCTTTGTGCCGCCTGGTTCGACATGCCATTCATCCCACTGTCTCTCTAGAGACAGCTGTCTCGCAACACTCAGGAACGCAACGAGAGACCGAAAACGAACTACGAAAAAGCGCCTCCCGTGCTTCATGAGGGGCGGCGTCTACAtgtgtacacatgcatacagatGTCCATATGTCCAAACTTCTGTACGGAGACAGAATTTAAAcaaatatttatatatatatatatatatatatatttatatatatatatttatatatatatatttatatatatatatatatatatatatatatttatatacatttacatatatatatttatatatatttatatatgtaaatgtaaaTGTATAAATAGATGGATGTGCGAGTATAAGTGTTTATGTGTCGAGCCATACATCGTTAAAGGACTTTTGACTtgcttgtctgtctccagatatatataaaaatatatatatatatatatgtatatatatatatatatgggaGAAGATACATTTGCGTGATTTGCCGTTTCTTGTTTACACGAGTGAACGCGCATGCCAATCTGGAGGTGTGGCGTCTGCTGGGTCTCTTGGCAGATCTGGACGCCATTTTGGGGCCTGCGGGGCAAGggtctctgtgtgtttgcGTCGCGACGACTGCGTCGAGTTCCTCCAAGatgtttgcttctcttctacGCGATCCACTGAGACTGATCCTCACCGCGAAGAGTCGCGTTCGCGCATCGTTCAGgcgcctctcccttcgcacatttgcatgcagaaaaaacgcaaacgctGAGTGCACACAACGGCTGGTTCACGAGGCCGCCAGAGCCGCCCGTTTCACTCAACTGAAGCTTCATTTGTTTCAAAACACAGACCAAGAGGCCTCCCATCCTGAAACGCGAATCGGTAACTCTTTAATCGAATCGCAACTGCatgtccttcttcgcttcgtttTGAGACCTCGAGGCCGGTCGACGCCCCAGGCTCTCAGCATTCATCGAGGTCTGCTTGTCTCACTCTGCGCGTCCGATGATCCCGGGTCCCCGCTGCCTGGCCTGTTGATTCTTTTTTCCATTCGCTGCGCTTTGCTCGGACTTTCGCTGGCCTTCGTGCTCGTCTTCACCTCCACCTTCCGCGGTTCATGGCCGCATCATCTCCACGCGCAACGGACCATCACAAAGTCTCTGGACGAGAACTCCGGGAGGTGAAGTTCTGCTTCCGCCTGAGTggggggagaaagaaggaaaacgaacgaccgcatgcagagacaaaacacacagacatctgcttttttttcgctccCAGCTCCTCGCGGTACGACCTGGCTGGGGGACTGacgacgcgaaagagagaacctGGAAGTTGCGTCGGGACGCCGCATGCACATCGCTCTGCCTGTGCGTGGAGAGAGATCAGCGGGCAAAGCAGACCACAGAGGGCGGCATGAAACTCACGTCTGTCTTGTCGACGAAAGGATTCGAAAAATACTCCTCCGGCGGCGACCGCTCCTCGCACTTGAGGCCTCGCCGTCGGAGCCTGTGCAAGACCAGCAAACCGCAGAACCGAAAACCGAAGCAAAGTGAAGGAAACGGAACGAGATTTTTGTCTTCCCGAAGGATATCGAATTCTCTACGAAACATGCGGCTTTAGAAGACTCCGCAAACCCAGCCTGCGGAAAAGCATTTCTCCCCTGCAGCACAGCCGCTGCTCTTTCACACTCCCGAGATTGGCAAGTTCGAAACGAAATGCCCTTGCACGCTTTTCCaagtacacacacacacatagaACAGGACAGAAATGTACAGATCCAGAAACAAAGGCTCCAAAACAAGCATGCAACCAAACATGCATCcacatgtatttatatatatatatatatatatatgtatatgtatgtatatccTGCGCATCGGTGTATGAGAGGGCAGCTTCTCACGGGTGAACATACTGCCCTTTGTAGAGACTCACGCGTCGACGAATTCGCCTGCGCCTTGACGGTGGAGACGATGGACGTAGTAGAAAGTCCCCGCAGGTTTCTTCAGCAGAGACGCCACGACCTCCACGAGCGGTGGAAGCATTTTCCGATCGTAGAGCAAGTCGCTCCCCAAGATGAAGTCGAATTGCTGCAGCGTCTGAGCAGCATACCGAACGATGCGACCAAAACAAAGAAGGGAACAGAAGAATCTCGCACAATGACCGGACatgtttgcgtttttctggtCAATCTCTTTCATGTTTTTGTGGTTCGCTCGCTTTTGTCTTCCTCGTAGTTCTGGCGTTCGCTGCCGTTTActatctcttcttcttcctcttcagggCCTCCCATAGGCGCCCGAGTCCGGTCGTTTCTTGCACTCGAGGTCGttcctccctctgtctcaCTCTTTGCGCCTCTTTGTCCAGTGTCCTTCGAAAGTCTGGGCTACTCTGCATCTGCCGTCTCCCTCTggttctgcgtttttttctgcctttcgtacctctttctcctcgccgtctccctcgAAGGCTTCTCGCTTCGGCGATCCCTCAGCGACTCTCGGCCATGTGCGGTTCTCAGTCCAATCGAGTGCgaggatgcatgcgcgctggGCGCGCCCTGCTTTGgtccaggtgtctccttttcctcgcgaAAAGCCATTTGCAGAAAGGCCTTTTTCGAGGTTCCTCAAGGTGTGGGGAAACACGTCACTCTGCACAAAGACCGAAAGCGCCtcgggcgcatgcagcgcagcCGCCAAGCCCATCAAGCCGCAGCCTGCGCCGAGTTCCAGCACCGAGGCGCCCGCGAAGCGCCCctgagagcgacgcagacgccgcaTTCAGAGACACAACAAAACGGAAAATGAGGGACATGCGGAGACGGAGGGGACGCAGTctgacagagacagagagagagacagagagagacagagagagagacagagacaggtcTCGAGACTTGAGAAACAGATGGACATATCCGGCgcaaagacggagacgcaaaGAAGCAACAATAAAAATAATCTCGGCAGGTCCGGAGACAGgcagcgagacgcagacaagACAACACAAAGAGGAACAGGCAGCGTCCAAAGACAGAAAATGACCGTGTCTGCAGAGGCGCGCGATTCAGCTGGCGaccaaaaaagagaaagtcGCGTCGGAAACGGCAGAACAAAATATGTGCGGGAACCGTTTTCGTATCTGTCTGTTTACGCTAGCTGAACGTCGCGCCTCTCAAGTGCCAAGGGGTAACACAATACAACTTGGATCCGGTtaacaaagaccttcaacatgtaaaccagtagtccaactcgcAATACACACTCCTCAAAAAAAGCTTATGAATACTCCTGCCTCAGAGATGAGTACTCCCAGtacgatggtactgatcGGACTAGATTCGGAGTcgtagttttctctcgctgttaataCAAGTGATAACAGTAGTCCATGTATTACGCCTAGAACGCGGAAGCGTCTACTCTGTCCTCTGCATACGAAACGAGAGAATGCCTCCACAGCCTCACAGGCTAAGTGAATCCATCAAAACATCTAAACACAGAGCCTTACTCTACAAGGAGACGCAACAGAACGGTGCAtgcatacaaatacataccTACATTCATATGTAATAACAagacatacatacaaatatatatttatatatatacatatgcatatatatatatatataaatatatttatcGTTGAATGGGTCTCCAGAtctctctccgcgtttgGCGCCTGGCGTCTCGATatttttgcgtttttctttagAACGTTCCCTGCGGGTGTACCTTTTTGCTTAGCTCGGCCATCCACTGGGCGCCAATGACGGCGGCGCTCCAGAGGTGAAGGCCTGTGGTATCGTCGGTTGCGGCGTTGTCTCCAAACGCTTGGCCTGTCCAATCGAGTCCGATTTCTCTGCACTTTATGATTAcactttcctcgtcttcttctccagtcccctcttcccccttcgtcctcggcaccttctcgccgttctctgtcgcttttctcgcgttgtctgccgccgcctccggTCGCCGCTGTCGCGCTGTCGGCGCCCCCAGCTGAATCGCATGCGTGACTTCCTGCACTAGGCAACTCGctgccgcgcatgcatctgcagaaCCTGGAGAACGCTCCATCAGAGTTGGGCGCGACGGTGTTCCCGGCACTGCGGCGCCGA
This portion of the Toxoplasma gondii ME49 chromosome III, whole genome shotgun sequence genome encodes:
- a CDS encoding hypothetical protein (encoded by transcript TGME49_254500) produces the protein MAHSYAERLDLHLEPFYPSLSSAQLRRRSLFADLFSVSPVKTGKPPREAPSSAFPSSLSAALAADSLDSSSSPVSPVNSSAHAVKLYHPPRDAVKLKGRVRPNGVKFSSTGTRLFVASRDSVLLLHSFNVVTENQILSPGVSLVLPHNSHPDVVALAGQEAPRQSPYIRIFDVRVPFSKASSASVRDTPVLEIWGASEEPWWTGSWSSRGGEIVCVDRKDVLHVVELPAAVRTPQRLAINIPAAQQVIGVRPASLAASGTSASSRATENAKSGSGPSTKTNATGTKVQTKGGTDSSVSSGKTPSLSPSSAASSSSSSSSSSSSSASASSSASSSASSSASSSQIQRSSSSAVSRRQESALASRWITRRQLRGVTNAMAFAASGKALLLGQEDGSLHALPADPLLPLAETPFVLPSLHPGGVTCVASDPTDSFVASGGNDQLVNLLHAETLAVVGSLGRTEGSVQTLAFSCDGRLLGWGCREHKGGGSAEDRTAASRSSSEPLASGDGESFLTLAGTDPCEIYFQHPTAAPVASVAFHPSRYICAFATEAEFQAQQAETPRGAGASYWAKQSAGASAVHPLGILTFE
- a CDS encoding ankyrin repeat-containing protein (encoded by transcript TGME49_254510); this translates as MAAPAAFSAARRAKVEEMVDDFIYAARVGDAADLETTLAALKAEFEEPHSLCRFLAETGNREKKAKRNDSQAPACSCGHDGSNARVVDLQDPVTGQTALHMAAANGEEEIAKFLIQKGARHLANNMGNTPLHWAVTNQKLAIVKLLLDSSSPPSDSASASSSGASSSGASSSGASSSGASSSGASSSGASSSAASSSGASSSGASSSGASSSGAAASPPSAGAFVVDVLAQNKVGKSAISEGFNAGNMEILQLLLEHYSAKALEETYQPASQSREDAGEALSEASSVGAAVPGTPSRPTLMERSPGSADACAAASCLVQEVTHAIQLGAPTARQRRPEAAADNARKATENGEKVPRTKGEEGTGEEDEESVIIKCREIGLDWTGQAFGDNAATDDTTGLHLWSAAVIGAQWMAELSKKGRFAGASVLELGAGCGLMGLAAALHAPEALSVFVQSDVFPHTLRNLEKGLSANGFSRGKGDTWTKAGRAQRACILALDWTENRTWPRVAEGSPKREAFEGDGEEKETLQQFDFILGSDLLYDRKMLPPLVEVVASLLKKPAGTFYYVHRLHRQGAGEFVDALRRRGLKCEERSPPEEYFSNPFVDKTDAEAELHLPEFSSRDFVMVRCAWR